In Cloacibacterium caeni, a single window of DNA contains:
- a CDS encoding SCO family protein, which translates to MPKPKKASGFGMNKMLVYQMIALVVIILAFIAGNYFFKKSLHTVMKAPNFELIDQNNRRISNTDMLGKVYVVEFFYARCPTICPIMNNNLKFVDQAIKSKDFGIISISIDPENDTPEFLKAHAKKLGVTNPNWHFLTGNRDYIGDLANEFDIYVGDKDDQSESLNHSGMLALVDKEGNVRCRFGKDGMPILYYSGLNYDDQEGKNASLKGKFQPDRKLLIEDIQKLLEE; encoded by the coding sequence ATGCCGAAACCTAAAAAAGCGTCTGGTTTTGGAATGAATAAAATGCTGGTATACCAAATGATAGCTTTAGTCGTTATTATTCTAGCATTTATCGCAGGAAATTACTTTTTCAAGAAAAGTCTTCATACGGTAATGAAGGCGCCAAATTTTGAATTAATCGACCAAAATAATCGTAGAATTTCAAATACTGATATGCTGGGAAAAGTCTATGTAGTAGAGTTTTTCTATGCGAGATGTCCTACGATTTGCCCGATTATGAATAACAACTTGAAATTCGTAGATCAAGCGATTAAGAGCAAAGATTTTGGGATTATTTCCATTTCTATAGATCCAGAAAATGACACGCCAGAATTTTTAAAAGCACACGCCAAAAAACTAGGCGTTACCAATCCCAATTGGCATTTTTTGACAGGAAATAGAGATTACATCGGTGATTTAGCCAATGAATTTGATATTTATGTAGGCGACAAAGATGACCAGTCAGAAAGTCTTAATCACAGCGGAATGCTGGCTTTGGTAGACAAAGAAGGCAATGTGAGATGCAGATTTGGAAAAGATGGCATGCCGATTCTTTATTATTCTGGACTGAATTATGATGATCAAGAAGGAAAAAATGCGAGTTTAAAAGGCAAATTCCAGCCAGACAGAAAATTATTGATAGAAGATATTCAGAAACTTCTAGAAGAATAA
- the pheA gene encoding prephenate dehydratase: MKIAFLGPQASFTQLATSQIFPNEELLPQSNILDCFKAVQNNLVEKAVVPLENSIEGTVSMTLDYLYDFDGIFVETEVVMPISHQLMIHPDNTEIEKIYSHPQALAQCYHFLDKEYKDVIKQEFGSTAAAAKRVAENPEKKYAAIANSYAAKLYGLKIIHQNIQDIEQNHTKFIVISKKGERLNLPQNKITEKTSLIITLPEDHAGGLHQVLSVFAWRKMNLTKIESRTLKTGLGNYFFFINVANEWHPVLSNNALEELKSLGTEVKFLGHYNEYLLEI; this comes from the coding sequence ATGAAAATCGCTTTCCTCGGACCACAAGCTAGTTTTACACAGCTTGCTACTTCACAAATTTTTCCCAATGAAGAACTCTTGCCACAGTCTAATATTTTAGATTGTTTCAAGGCAGTACAAAATAATTTGGTAGAAAAAGCCGTAGTTCCCCTCGAAAATTCTATCGAAGGAACTGTTTCTATGACGCTGGATTATCTTTATGATTTTGACGGAATTTTTGTGGAAACAGAAGTAGTGATGCCCATTTCGCATCAATTGATGATTCATCCAGACAATACAGAAATTGAAAAAATTTATTCTCATCCTCAAGCTTTGGCGCAATGTTATCATTTTTTGGACAAAGAATACAAAGATGTCATAAAGCAAGAATTCGGTTCTACTGCTGCTGCTGCTAAAAGAGTGGCCGAAAATCCTGAAAAAAAATATGCTGCGATTGCCAATTCTTATGCCGCAAAATTATACGGACTGAAAATCATTCACCAGAATATTCAAGATATTGAACAAAATCACACCAAATTTATTGTGATTTCTAAAAAGGGAGAAAGACTGAATCTTCCACAAAATAAAATCACCGAAAAAACCTCTCTCATCATTACTTTACCAGAAGATCATGCAGGAGGTTTACATCAAGTTCTCTCTGTTTTTGCATGGCGAAAAATGAATTTAACCAAAATTGAAAGCCGAACCCTGAAAACTGGATTAGGAAATTACTTTTTCTTCATTAATGTAGCGAATGAATGGCATCCTGTCTTGTCTAATAACGCCTTAGAAGAACTGAAATCTCTCGGTACAGAAGTGAAATTTCTAGGTCACTATAATGAATACTTATTAGAAATTTAA
- a CDS encoding Hsp20/alpha crystallin family protein translates to MKRNPMTGLNSFFEDFFTKDLFNWNEKNLTEMGFTMPSVNVKETETHYEIEMAVPGLKKEDFKINIDRNILTISSESQTENEERDEKKNYTRREFNYQSFTRSFTLPSDIVDVEHIEAKYDNGILKLAVPKRENAKKEVKTIEIK, encoded by the coding sequence ATGAAAAGAAATCCAATGACAGGGTTAAATAGTTTCTTTGAAGATTTTTTTACCAAAGATTTATTTAACTGGAATGAAAAAAACCTTACAGAAATGGGCTTTACCATGCCTTCTGTAAACGTTAAAGAAACCGAAACCCATTACGAAATTGAAATGGCGGTTCCAGGATTGAAAAAAGAAGATTTTAAAATTAACATCGATCGAAACATTCTTACCATTTCTTCGGAATCTCAAACCGAAAACGAAGAAAGAGATGAGAAGAAAAACTACACCAGAAGAGAATTTAATTATCAATCATTCACCCGTTCATTTACCTTGCCTTCTGATATTGTAGATGTAGAACACATCGAAGCAAAATATGACAACGGCATTCTGAAATTGGCGGTTCCGAAAAGAGAAAACGCTAAAAAAGAAGTGAAAACCATAGAGATTAAATAA
- a CDS encoding isoaspartyl peptidase/L-asparaginase family protein gives MKKILLLFLVSISMFFYGQKKYVVVIHGGAGTILKKEMSPELEQKYRDKLKEALTKSYEKIKEGKSSLEAVEAAIVVMEDSPLFNAGKGAVFTSDGRNELDASVMYGKDKSAGAVAGLTVVKNPIKAALAVMQKSEHVMMIGKGAEQFSKNQGLEIVNPKYFWTQNRWDALQKVKKAELKANQPNAMNNHHYPSYYWVDRKFGTVGCVALDKEGNIAAGTSTGGMTNKKYGRVGDAPIIGAGTYADENIGISGTGWGEFYIRTSAARTVAAKYEYQNKDVKTATEEVMLEIEKLGGDGGMIALDKNGNVAMTFNTEGMYRGMVTEDGEITIEIYK, from the coding sequence ATGAAGAAAATTTTACTGTTATTTTTAGTTAGTATTTCAATGTTTTTTTATGGTCAAAAAAAATATGTGGTGGTAATACATGGAGGAGCTGGTACCATCCTTAAAAAAGAAATGTCACCAGAATTAGAGCAAAAATACAGAGATAAATTGAAAGAAGCGCTCACAAAGTCTTACGAAAAGATAAAAGAAGGAAAGTCCTCTCTAGAAGCTGTAGAAGCAGCAATAGTAGTAATGGAAGATAGTCCGCTTTTTAATGCAGGCAAAGGTGCTGTTTTTACCAGTGATGGCAGAAATGAGTTGGATGCTTCTGTAATGTATGGAAAAGATAAATCTGCTGGAGCGGTAGCTGGTCTTACTGTAGTTAAAAATCCTATAAAAGCAGCTTTGGCAGTTATGCAAAAGTCTGAACATGTAATGATGATAGGAAAAGGAGCGGAGCAATTTTCAAAAAATCAAGGACTAGAGATTGTAAACCCCAAATATTTTTGGACTCAAAACAGATGGGATGCACTTCAGAAAGTGAAGAAAGCAGAGTTGAAAGCTAATCAACCTAATGCAATGAATAATCATCATTATCCAAGCTATTATTGGGTAGATAGAAAATTTGGTACAGTAGGATGTGTGGCTCTAGATAAAGAAGGAAATATTGCAGCGGGAACTTCTACAGGAGGCATGACTAATAAAAAATATGGGAGAGTGGGAGATGCACCTATTATTGGTGCGGGAACTTATGCAGACGAAAATATAGGAATTTCTGGAACAGGATGGGGAGAATTTTATATAAGAACATCTGCCGCTAGAACGGTTGCTGCAAAATACGAATATCAAAATAAAGATGTAAAAACTGCTACTGAAGAAGTAATGCTAGAAATAGAAAAATTAGGAGGAGACGGCGGAATGATCGCTTTAGATAAAAATGGAAACGTGGCAATGA
- a CDS encoding SDR family oxidoreductase, translating to MFTNQTFLITGIADENSLAMYVAKKIIKYNGNVVCTGLGVTPFHKNLSEKAESFLNKSYNDFENACKKLLGENVLTFPLDITLPESLEALTDFLNEKNVKLNGFLHAIAMDKTIRQKSVKPMLEVTADEFNDTMKVSAFSLISLSHALLKSKVLQNGSSIVTLSYIAAEKVSFFPYINMSIAKAALERLTIEMAYELGRDFGIRANCVRFSPYMGSKAGNATLKIEDVERANRISPLGNAHPEDLAHEVVHLFRKDIRITGEIRHVDGGFHIMG from the coding sequence ATGTTTACTAATCAAACCTTTTTAATTACAGGAATCGCAGACGAAAATTCACTCGCTATGTACGTTGCCAAAAAAATCATCAAATATAACGGAAACGTAGTGTGTACAGGTCTTGGCGTAACTCCATTTCATAAAAATCTTTCAGAAAAAGCAGAAAGTTTTCTTAATAAATCTTACAATGACTTTGAAAATGCTTGTAAAAAATTATTAGGAGAAAATGTGCTAACTTTTCCTTTAGATATTACCTTGCCAGAAAGTTTAGAGGCTCTCACAGATTTTCTAAATGAAAAGAATGTTAAGCTCAATGGTTTTCTTCATGCAATTGCTATGGACAAAACCATACGTCAGAAATCTGTAAAACCCATGCTGGAAGTTACAGCAGATGAATTTAATGATACCATGAAGGTGTCTGCATTTTCTTTAATAAGCCTTTCTCACGCATTATTGAAAAGCAAAGTTTTACAAAACGGCTCATCTATAGTTACTTTAAGTTACATTGCAGCAGAGAAGGTTTCATTCTTTCCATATATCAATATGAGTATTGCAAAAGCAGCATTAGAAAGGTTGACGATTGAAATGGCTTATGAATTAGGTAGAGATTTCGGCATTAGAGCAAATTGTGTTCGTTTTTCACCATATATGGGAAGTAAAGCAGGAAATGCGACGCTAAAAATTGAAGATGTAGAAAGAGCCAATAGAATCAGTCCTTTAGGTAATGCACATCCCGAAGATTTAGCTCATGAAGTAGTACATTTATTCAGAAAAGACATTAGAATTACAGGCGAAATTCGTCATGTAGACGGTGGTTTTCACATTATGGGTTAA
- a CDS encoding beta-ketoacyl-ACP synthase III: MKRAYIKGTGSYTPPKVIKNDFFEAVGSNDEWIFKNLGIKERRIVEGEVTSDLASKAALIALEDAGITAEEVNLIIVATSTPDRQAPSTACFVQEKINAPHAVAFDISAVCSGGIYGLAIGSQFIQTGMYKNVLVIGADVFSSITDWSRKDSVFFGDGAGAVLLSATTEDKGFIDFKLHADGTGKYHFNIPAGGCEIPASEETIKQGLHYFQMNGKEVFNTATKVLPEVIHEVLADNNLTVDDIDWVIPHQPSVRILQKVAEEVNIPFEKVMTNMDKYANTSGGTIPIVLDETYKSGKIKEGNTLLFAAVGSGWTWGAALYKV; encoded by the coding sequence ATGAAGAGAGCGTATATCAAAGGGACGGGTTCTTATACTCCGCCAAAAGTGATAAAAAATGATTTTTTTGAAGCAGTAGGTTCTAATGATGAATGGATTTTTAAAAATTTAGGAATTAAAGAACGCAGGATTGTAGAAGGTGAAGTAACCAGTGATTTGGCTTCTAAAGCGGCTTTAATTGCACTAGAAGATGCTGGAATTACAGCTGAAGAAGTGAACCTCATTATCGTAGCTACTTCTACACCAGACAGACAAGCGCCTTCTACGGCTTGTTTCGTACAAGAAAAAATAAATGCACCTCATGCTGTCGCTTTTGATATTTCTGCAGTTTGTTCGGGCGGAATTTATGGTTTAGCCATTGGTAGCCAATTTATACAAACCGGAATGTATAAAAATGTTTTGGTGATAGGAGCTGATGTTTTTTCGAGCATTACAGATTGGTCACGTAAAGATTCTGTATTTTTTGGAGATGGAGCAGGAGCGGTATTGTTATCGGCAACTACTGAAGACAAAGGGTTTATAGATTTTAAACTTCATGCAGATGGTACAGGAAAATATCATTTTAATATTCCGGCTGGTGGTTGTGAAATTCCGGCAAGTGAAGAAACCATCAAACAAGGGCTTCACTATTTCCAGATGAATGGAAAAGAAGTTTTTAATACAGCGACTAAAGTATTGCCAGAAGTAATCCACGAAGTTTTAGCGGATAATAACTTAACGGTAGATGATATAGACTGGGTGATTCCACATCAGCCAAGTGTTAGAATTTTACAAAAAGTAGCAGAAGAAGTAAATATTCCGTTTGAAAAAGTAATGACCAATATGGATAAATACGCCAATACTTCTGGGGGAACCATCCCAATAGTTTTAGACGAAACCTATAAAAGTGGAAAAATAAAAGAAGGGAATACCTTACTTTTTGCAGCCGTAGGTTCTGGTTGGACTTGGGGAGCAGCCTTATATAAAGTCTAA
- a CDS encoding replication-associated recombination protein A, with amino-acid sequence MYQNIPLAEKLRPKTLDEVLGQEHLTGDNGTIRIMLENDTLNSLILWGPPGTGKTTLAEIISSTSGRKFFKLSAVSSGVKEVREVIEDAKKQNLFTGKSPILFIDEIHRFNKSQQDSLLHAVEKGWIVLIGATTENPSFEVVSALLSRSQVYVLKSLSFEKLEELAEIALSRYNEEEQTHFTLKEKEALIQYSGGDARKLINSIELVLNQFKNVKEKEITNEDVLSVLQETMALYDKNGEQHYDIISAFIKSMRGSDPNGAVYWLARMIAGGEDVKFIARRMLILAAEDIGLANPNALTVANNCFQAVNVIGNPESRIILSETAVYLACSPKSNSTYKAIDAALAVVKQTGNLPVPLHLRNAPTKLMKDLDYGKEYQYAHSYEGNFVNQEFLPNEISGTQFYVPGENATERKIREELQKKWKGKYF; translated from the coding sequence TTGTACCAAAATATTCCTTTAGCCGAAAAACTCAGACCTAAAACACTAGACGAAGTTTTAGGGCAAGAACATCTTACTGGAGACAATGGAACCATCCGTATAATGCTAGAAAATGACACGCTCAATTCTCTCATTTTATGGGGACCTCCCGGAACTGGAAAGACTACTTTGGCAGAAATTATATCTTCTACTTCTGGAAGGAAATTTTTCAAGCTTTCGGCGGTTTCTTCTGGAGTAAAAGAAGTGAGAGAGGTGATAGAAGATGCTAAAAAACAGAATCTTTTCACAGGGAAATCACCGATTTTGTTCATAGACGAGATTCACCGGTTTAACAAATCTCAACAAGATTCATTGCTTCATGCGGTGGAAAAAGGTTGGATAGTCTTAATTGGAGCAACTACAGAAAATCCTAGTTTCGAGGTGGTTTCGGCGTTGCTTTCTCGTTCACAAGTATATGTTTTGAAGTCTCTCAGTTTTGAAAAATTAGAAGAACTCGCAGAAATAGCCCTTTCCAGATACAATGAAGAAGAACAAACGCATTTTACACTCAAAGAAAAAGAAGCGCTGATTCAATATTCTGGTGGCGATGCTCGAAAACTCATTAATTCTATAGAGTTGGTTCTCAATCAATTCAAAAATGTAAAAGAAAAAGAAATCACCAACGAAGATGTGCTTTCGGTTTTACAAGAAACGATGGCACTTTATGATAAAAATGGGGAACAACACTATGATATTATTTCGGCGTTTATCAAATCTATGCGCGGTTCTGACCCAAATGGAGCGGTGTATTGGCTTGCTAGAATGATTGCGGGTGGTGAAGATGTAAAATTTATAGCACGCAGAATGCTCATTTTAGCAGCTGAAGATATTGGTTTGGCGAATCCAAATGCTTTGACGGTTGCCAATAATTGCTTTCAAGCGGTGAATGTCATTGGAAATCCAGAATCTAGAATTATTTTGAGCGAAACAGCCGTTTATTTGGCTTGTTCACCGAAATCTAACTCTACTTATAAAGCGATTGATGCAGCACTTGCTGTCGTAAAACAAACCGGGAATTTGCCAGTTCCGTTGCACCTGAGAAATGCACCAACGAAACTGATGAAAGACTTAGATTATGGCAAAGAATATCAATATGCGCATTCTTATGAAGGGAATTTTGTAAACCAAGAATTCTTGCCCAATGAAATTTCTGGAACCCAATTCTATGTTCCTGGCGAAAATGCCACTGAAAGAAAAATCCGCGAAGAATTGCAGAAAAAATGGAAGGGAAAATATTTTTAG
- a CDS encoding YHS domain-containing protein — MKSILTVAFVAISILSSCQQTPETKKVHDHKKTTQKLDVKVVNEEDPICGMKTAKFLKDTAVYKGKTYGFCNKLCKEEFKKNPKKYAK, encoded by the coding sequence ATGAAATCTATATTAACCGTTGCTTTTGTAGCAATTTCTATATTATCTTCTTGTCAACAAACGCCAGAAACTAAAAAAGTTCACGACCATAAAAAAACGACACAAAAATTAGACGTAAAAGTGGTGAACGAAGAAGACCCGATTTGCGGAATGAAAACAGCAAAGTTTTTAAAAGATACTGCTGTTTATAAAGGAAAAACCTATGGTTTCTGCAATAAACTTTGCAAAGAAGAATTCAAAAAAAATCCAAAAAAATACGCGAAATAA